One genomic segment of Virgibacillus doumboii includes these proteins:
- a CDS encoding rRNA methyltransferase, with protein sequence MWKRGNGRLIHTIDETRIKFRTNISKSILEYLNRLAEEHDTYVNYLLENGLENVLSEEVVHYNKDLRPKDRIQYKTTYDKELLQNVKLFAKDHHLYINDIVEYSVQFIDFDRIKNSSYKNRIE encoded by the coding sequence ATGTGGAAACGTGGAAATGGCAGATTAATTCATACTATTGATGAAACAAGAATTAAATTTAGGACAAATATCAGTAAATCTATACTAGAATATCTCAATAGATTAGCAGAAGAACATGATACCTATGTTAACTATTTACTAGAAAATGGTCTGGAAAATGTATTATCCGAGGAAGTTGTTCATTATAATAAGGATCTAAGACCGAAAGATCGTATACAATACAAAACCACTTATGATAAAGAATTACTGCAGAATGTAAAATTATTTGCTAAGGACCATCATTTATATATTAATGATATAGTTGAATATAGTGTACAATTTATTGACTTTGATAGGATAAAAAACAGTAGCTACAAAAATCGAATAGAGTAG
- a CDS encoding LAGLIDADG family homing endonuclease gives MPRNPGMTDDVIIKMYKGGMPFKEMERIIGISGRAIRNVVYKHGVKMNREQSSGQPRTHKVNEDFFKVWTHDMAWVLGLFITDGSVNSTVHTITFAQKDERILKLIANHMQADYIITRPAKTSKIPSLIINSKKIKMDLEKLGVFANKSLTVPFPNVPEEFLPSFVRGVIDGDGWVQRKGYVMNVTTGSLDFANGLLAVFKAWELRSEISFSVSQTGKSIYRVWVKGKLHLPKLANIIYSNAEDNYIYYIYYKKEYMLRNSNK, from the coding sequence ATGCCCAGAAATCCTGGAATGACCGATGATGTTATCATAAAAATGTACAAAGGTGGAATGCCTTTTAAAGAAATGGAACGTATTATTGGAATTTCTGGTCGTGCAATACGTAATGTTGTGTATAAACACGGAGTTAAAATGAATCGCGAGCAATCTTCTGGTCAACCACGTACACACAAAGTAAACGAGGACTTCTTTAAAGTATGGACACACGATATGGCATGGGTATTAGGCTTATTTATAACCGATGGAAGTGTTAACAGTACTGTACATACAATTACATTCGCACAGAAGGATGAGAGAATTCTCAAGTTAATAGCAAATCATATGCAAGCAGACTACATCATCACACGTCCAGCAAAAACCAGTAAAATACCAAGTTTAATTATTAATTCAAAAAAAATAAAAATGGATCTTGAAAAACTAGGTGTATTTGCAAATAAATCATTAACAGTTCCATTTCCAAATGTACCAGAAGAATTTTTACCATCGTTTGTAAGGGGAGTGATTGATGGGGATGGCTGGGTACAAAGAAAAGGTTATGTTATGAATGTCACAACAGGAAGTTTAGATTTTGCAAATGGGCTTCTTGCTGTATTTAAGGCTTGGGAATTACGCTCAGAAATTTCATTTTCAGTTAGTCAAACAGGAAAGTCAATTTACCGTGTTTGGGTAAAAGGAAAACTTCATCTTCCAAAACTGGCAAATATAATATACTCCAACGCTGAGGATAATTATATTTACTATATTTACTATAAGAAAGAATATATGTTACGGAATTCTAATAAATAA
- a CDS encoding sensor histidine kinase, with protein sequence MNKSGKSWLPKQFLWRLSITNIIVIAAFILLSGWSIYNAACSLADGLGLMTEQKQEKFNAVLFQYLWIFSASAIVIGSLTHFYITRKLIKPIKKLIESTKSMKTGYYPAPIDVKTEDETGELVGHFNDLIQQLKINDDHRQKVITDLSHEFRTPLSNLNGYLNALSKGVINGDEQLFQSLHDESQRLTGMVKQLEQLKEWDYISNQIFLEKEPIDMDHTVAKSVEMFHWTLEDAGLSVDVHSDHGIVNVDYDAISQVIVNLLDNAIQYYQGSGPIIVKGEKLDNIYRVSVAAPGQAIIGQDTDKIFERFYRADTSRSYHTGSTGLGLAISKEIIEHHNGKIGLETDGHFHKFWFTLPLWNEF encoded by the coding sequence ATGAATAAATCTGGAAAGTCCTGGTTGCCAAAACAATTTCTATGGCGATTATCCATCACCAATATAATTGTAATTGCTGCATTTATTCTATTGAGCGGCTGGTCCATATATAATGCAGCCTGCTCGTTAGCGGATGGATTGGGGTTGATGACTGAACAAAAACAGGAAAAGTTTAACGCTGTTCTCTTTCAATATTTGTGGATTTTCAGTGCTTCCGCTATCGTAATCGGCAGTTTGACTCATTTTTATATAACCAGAAAATTGATTAAACCAATAAAAAAATTAATCGAATCAACAAAAAGCATGAAGACAGGTTACTATCCGGCCCCGATTGATGTCAAAACTGAGGATGAGACAGGAGAACTAGTTGGTCATTTTAATGATTTGATTCAACAGTTAAAAATAAATGATGACCATCGCCAGAAGGTTATTACTGACTTGTCACATGAATTCCGGACTCCTTTATCAAATTTAAACGGTTATTTAAATGCATTAAGTAAAGGTGTTATCAACGGCGATGAACAATTGTTCCAATCACTCCACGATGAATCCCAGCGGCTTACCGGCATGGTTAAACAATTGGAGCAGTTGAAGGAATGGGACTATATTTCAAATCAAATATTTTTGGAAAAAGAGCCAATTGATATGGATCATACTGTGGCAAAATCAGTTGAGATGTTTCATTGGACACTGGAAGATGCAGGGCTTTCGGTTGATGTTCATTCCGATCATGGAATTGTCAATGTTGATTATGATGCTATATCACAGGTTATCGTTAATTTACTTGATAATGCGATTCAATATTATCAGGGATCAGGCCCGATTATTGTTAAAGGTGAAAAATTGGACAATATTTACAGGGTTTCGGTGGCTGCTCCAGGTCAGGCGATTATTGGTCAAGATACGGATAAGATATTTGAACGTTTTTATCGGGCAGATACATCCAGAAGTTATCACACGGGCAGTACTGGGCTGGGACTTGCCATCTCCAAAGAAATTATTGAACATCATAATGGAAAAATTGGTTTGGAGACTGATGGTCATTTTCATAAGTTTTGGTTTACGCTGCCGCTTTGGAACGAATTTTAA
- a CDS encoding response regulator transcription factor — protein MKQTIQVVEDDKMIRELISIYLKKIGYEVIKSADGEEAKQAFLKHHPCLIVLDLMLPKMSGEEFCTWVREQERNEVSIIMVSAKARTNDKINGLKMGADDYLTKPFDPDELVAHVEAVLRRTGQFCQKIAYGGLCIKPRKGEVLLFDKQLNLTKHEFNLLYYFMENPNVVLSREDLINQLYPYADKTILDRTIDAHIKKLREKIEEKPSNPKRILTVRGMGYKFADE, from the coding sequence GTGAAGCAAACCATTCAGGTAGTTGAAGATGACAAGATGATTCGTGAATTAATCAGTATTTACCTGAAAAAAATAGGGTATGAAGTTATTAAATCCGCAGACGGGGAAGAGGCTAAGCAGGCTTTCTTGAAACACCACCCCTGTTTAATAGTACTGGATTTAATGCTTCCGAAAATGAGTGGGGAAGAATTCTGTACATGGGTAAGGGAACAGGAACGAAATGAAGTGTCGATTATTATGGTTTCCGCAAAAGCACGCACAAATGATAAGATAAACGGCTTGAAAATGGGTGCGGATGATTATCTGACGAAGCCATTCGATCCCGACGAACTTGTTGCACACGTCGAAGCAGTCTTACGAAGGACTGGACAGTTTTGCCAAAAAATAGCTTACGGGGGTCTTTGTATCAAGCCTCGCAAAGGTGAAGTATTGCTTTTTGACAAACAACTGAACTTAACCAAACATGAATTTAATCTGCTTTATTATTTTATGGAAAATCCGAATGTTGTTCTTTCAAGAGAAGATTTGATTAACCAGTTGTATCCATATGCCGATAAGACAATACTGGACCGCACGATTGATGCGCATATCAAAAAGCTAAGGGAAAAAATTGAAGAGAAGCCGTCGAATCCTAAGCGAATCCTGACTGTGCGGGGAATGGGGTATAAATTTGCTGATGAATAA
- a CDS encoding TlpA family protein disulfide reductase → MKKLIFIVIILGMFAWAVYDFASSTDNTAETSKNEATASEGQGEASGDVDKTDTVGLNIGDTAPDFQLTTLNGEKVKLSDYRGGPVMLNFWATWCPPCRAEMPDMEKFHQNKDVTILAVNLTKTESGIGDVTDFVNEFDLTFPILMDEQVEVAATYQIQPIPTTYMIDPDGVIRFRAFGAMNYELMVQELEKMY, encoded by the coding sequence GTGAAAAAATTAATTTTTATTGTTATTATTCTTGGAATGTTTGCCTGGGCAGTGTACGATTTTGCGAGCTCAACGGATAATACAGCTGAGACGTCCAAAAATGAAGCAACTGCATCAGAAGGACAGGGTGAAGCTTCCGGTGATGTTGATAAAACGGATACGGTCGGTCTTAATATAGGTGATACCGCTCCGGATTTTCAACTGACAACACTAAATGGGGAAAAGGTGAAACTGTCCGACTACAGGGGTGGTCCCGTCATGCTTAATTTCTGGGCTACATGGTGCCCTCCATGTCGAGCAGAAATGCCGGATATGGAAAAGTTTCATCAAAATAAGGACGTAACCATTTTAGCTGTTAACCTTACCAAAACGGAATCCGGTATAGGAGATGTGACGGATTTTGTGAATGAGTTTGATTTAACGTTCCCAATACTGATGGATGAACAGGTCGAAGTTGCCGCCACATATCAGATACAGCCGATACCTACTACTTATATGATTGACCCGGATGGGGTAATCCGGTTCAGAGCATTTGGTGCAATGAATTATGAATTAATGGTTCAGGAACTTGAGAAGATGTATTAA
- a CDS encoding cytochrome c biogenesis CcdA family protein — protein sequence MGGIEADTMLLVGMLLAVGAGALSFLSPCVLPIFPAYMSYITGISVKELQGDKNTKIRRQLLSHSLIFLAAVSLVFMSLGASASFLGQWAQNLLIGESGLLIQRIAGILIIVMGLFVGGWISISSLMKERRHQFSKRPEGYLGTFFIGLGFAAGWTPCIGPIFGSILLLAASNPNQGVFYTVMYVIGFSLPFLLLTYFLGSTKWIVRHSQVIMKVGAVIMIIMGLVLFFGLMPRITGFLLDLVEGTWLSNLG from the coding sequence ATGGGTGGAATTGAAGCAGATACGATGTTACTCGTCGGGATGTTACTGGCAGTCGGGGCAGGGGCCTTATCCTTTTTGTCCCCCTGTGTGCTGCCAATTTTCCCGGCTTATATGTCGTACATTACCGGAATCAGCGTGAAAGAATTGCAGGGAGACAAGAATACGAAAATACGTCGGCAACTGTTAAGTCATTCGCTTATTTTCCTGGCGGCGGTTTCCTTGGTATTCATGAGTTTGGGTGCAAGTGCTTCCTTTCTGGGTCAGTGGGCGCAGAATTTGCTGATAGGTGAATCCGGGTTGCTTATTCAACGGATTGCCGGAATTCTCATTATTGTGATGGGACTTTTTGTTGGCGGCTGGATTAGCATCTCATCACTGATGAAGGAAAGACGGCATCAGTTCTCCAAAAGGCCTGAAGGGTATCTTGGAACATTTTTTATTGGACTGGGTTTTGCTGCAGGATGGACACCATGCATAGGACCGATTTTCGGATCCATTCTCCTTTTGGCCGCAAGTAATCCCAATCAGGGTGTGTTTTACACGGTTATGTATGTAATTGGATTTTCGTTACCGTTTCTTTTGTTGACTTATTTCCTTGGTTCGACAAAATGGATTGTCAGACACAGCCAGGTCATTATGAAGGTTGGGGCAGTAATTATGATTATTATGGGTCTGGTGCTGTTTTTCGGACTGATGCCGCGTATTACTGGTTTTCTGCTTGATCTGGTGGAAGGTACATGGTTATCTAATTTAGGATAA
- a CDS encoding class I SAM-dependent methyltransferase, translating into MTDKRFNPEKAHKLMSADRRKKLPPEEIIRYLDLDQNDTVADLGAGTGYFTIPIAKQTKEIYAVDIEPKMLGILKENAIQEQLANIHYVESDLDHIRLDDKSVDKVMISLVLHEVPDIKQTLDEIKRILKQGGQLFIIEWEAVETESGPPLNHRIPSNDMKNSMENNG; encoded by the coding sequence ATGACTGATAAACGTTTTAACCCGGAAAAAGCACATAAACTCATGAGTGCTGACCGCAGAAAAAAGTTGCCGCCGGAAGAAATAATCAGGTATTTGGATTTAGATCAGAATGACACGGTTGCCGACCTTGGTGCCGGTACCGGTTATTTCACGATTCCCATAGCCAAACAAACAAAAGAAATTTATGCAGTCGATATTGAACCGAAAATGCTGGGAATCCTGAAGGAAAATGCAATCCAAGAACAGCTTGCAAACATTCATTATGTGGAAAGCGACCTTGATCACATCCGGCTCGATGACAAATCTGTGGATAAAGTTATGATTTCGCTTGTCCTCCACGAAGTACCGGATATAAAACAAACACTGGATGAAATAAAACGGATTTTGAAACAGGGTGGACAATTATTCATAATTGAGTGGGAAGCTGTTGAAACCGAATCCGGTCCGCCATTAAATCATCGGATTCCTTCCAACGATATGAAGAATTCAATGGAAAATAACGGTTAA
- a CDS encoding metal-sensitive transcriptional regulator: protein MNYDDQVKNRMKRIEGQIRGLLKAMEEGKECRDVVNQMTAARNALDRTAALIVSRNLEACIREEEESGRNSEDIIKEAVDLLVKSR from the coding sequence ATGAACTATGATGATCAAGTAAAAAATAGAATGAAACGTATTGAAGGTCAAATCAGGGGACTATTAAAGGCAATGGAAGAGGGAAAAGAATGCCGGGACGTAGTGAATCAGATGACAGCCGCCAGAAACGCGCTCGATCGCACAGCGGCATTAATTGTCAGCAGAAATCTGGAAGCGTGCATTCGCGAGGAGGAGGAATCCGGTCGAAATTCTGAGGATATTATTAAGGAAGCAGTAGATCTGCTTGTAAAAAGCCGGTAA
- a CDS encoding DUF302 domain-containing protein, which translates to MFHYTVETKKSMEEIISALEESLKEEQFGVLWQFNIKETLKNKGFEFEQPYQVLEVCNPKEANNVLTENQLAGYFLPCKIVVYQDVETNKTKIGMPKPTALIEMVNDESLNRFAADIENRLIACIDKII; encoded by the coding sequence ATGTTCCATTATACAGTTGAAACGAAAAAGTCAATGGAGGAAATAATCAGTGCACTTGAAGAAAGCCTAAAAGAAGAACAATTCGGGGTACTTTGGCAATTTAATATCAAGGAGACTCTAAAAAATAAAGGCTTTGAATTTGAGCAGCCATATCAAGTTCTGGAAGTTTGTAATCCAAAAGAAGCGAATAATGTGTTAACTGAAAACCAACTTGCAGGCTATTTTCTTCCATGTAAGATTGTTGTGTACCAGGATGTTGAAACGAACAAGACTAAAATTGGCATGCCAAAACCAACAGCATTAATTGAAATGGTAAATGATGAATCGTTAAATAGATTTGCAGCCGATATAGAAAACAGACTGATTGCATGTATTGATAAAATTATTTAA
- a CDS encoding rhodanese-like domain-containing protein gives MEILQWISFIIIIAFVVNFFLPTKGVSNITAKEAKDKFAEKGIQFIDVRTPGEYKANHQKKFTNVPLANLSKRIGELDKNEEVVVICQSGMRSAKAAKILKKQGFEKVSNVKGGMGTWGIR, from the coding sequence ATGGAAATTTTACAATGGATTTCTTTCATTATTATAATTGCATTTGTGGTGAACTTTTTTCTCCCGACAAAAGGGGTCTCGAATATAACCGCAAAAGAAGCAAAAGATAAATTTGCGGAAAAAGGTATACAATTCATTGATGTAAGAACACCTGGTGAGTATAAAGCGAATCATCAGAAAAAATTTACAAATGTACCATTAGCCAATTTATCAAAACGTATAGGAGAATTGGATAAAAACGAGGAAGTAGTCGTTATCTGCCAAAGCGGTATGCGCAGCGCAAAGGCTGCCAAAATTCTTAAGAAACAGGGTTTTGAAAAGGTATCTAATGTTAAAGGCGGAATGGGTACCTGGGGTATAAGGTGA
- a CDS encoding sulfite exporter TauE/SafE family protein, with product MEYSLMFILVLFLIGFGGSFLSGMVGIGGSIVKYPMLLYIPPLLGLSAFTAHEVSGISAVQVLFATIGGVWAYRKGGYLNKTLIIYMGISILLGSFIGGYGSRFMADGGINFVYGVMATIAAVMMFVPKKGIDDTPLDQVSFNKWLAAFFAFITGIGAGIVGAAGAFLLVPIMLLVLKIPTRVTIASSLAITFLSAVGSTAGKIITGQVLLIPAIIMIIASLIASPLGANAGKRVNTRVLQGILAVLILATAIKIWSDFF from the coding sequence ATGGAATACAGCTTAATGTTCATATTGGTCCTGTTTTTAATTGGATTTGGCGGATCATTCCTATCCGGGATGGTTGGTATCGGCGGATCAATTGTTAAATATCCGATGCTGCTGTACATTCCGCCTTTATTAGGACTATCAGCGTTTACAGCGCATGAAGTTTCCGGCATTAGCGCCGTTCAGGTTCTGTTTGCCACAATTGGCGGGGTATGGGCATACCGGAAAGGTGGATACCTAAACAAAACACTTATTATTTATATGGGGATAAGTATCCTGCTTGGAAGCTTTATTGGTGGTTATGGATCCCGTTTCATGGCGGATGGCGGCATCAATTTTGTGTATGGTGTAATGGCTACCATCGCAGCTGTTATGATGTTTGTTCCTAAAAAAGGGATCGATGATACCCCGCTTGACCAGGTTTCCTTCAACAAGTGGCTGGCTGCATTTTTTGCATTTATAACTGGTATTGGAGCTGGAATCGTAGGTGCGGCTGGTGCATTTTTATTGGTTCCAATCATGCTGCTTGTCCTAAAGATACCGACACGTGTAACGATAGCATCTTCACTTGCTATTACATTTCTTTCAGCTGTCGGTTCAACAGCAGGTAAAATAATAACCGGCCAAGTATTACTTATTCCGGCTATCATTATGATTATTGCAAGCCTGATTGCATCTCCGCTTGGTGCAAATGCCGGTAAGCGGGTTAATACGAGAGTATTACAAGGCATTCTTGCCGTTCTGATTCTGGCAACAGCTATTAAAATATGGTCGGATTTTTTCTAG
- a CDS encoding sulfurtransferase TusA family protein — protein sequence MEAVKVLDAKGMACPMPVVKTKKAIDDIESGEILEVHATDKGAKSDLTAWTKSCGHELVYQTEEDDVLQFWIKKA from the coding sequence ATGGAAGCAGTGAAAGTATTGGATGCAAAAGGAATGGCATGCCCTATGCCAGTTGTGAAAACCAAAAAGGCAATCGATGACATTGAATCGGGTGAAATTCTGGAAGTTCATGCGACGGACAAAGGTGCAAAAAGTGATTTAACAGCTTGGACTAAATCATGTGGTCACGAGCTGGTGTATCAAACCGAAGAAGATGACGTACTGCAATTCTGGATTAAGAAAGCCTAA
- a CDS encoding MBL fold metallo-hydrolase yields MTKSITTDELAKRVVNREETLILDVRNTDEFDDWKIEGDSVEIINEPYFNLLDGVDAIADKVNKNQEVIVVCAKGGSSKMVRDLLEEEGFTQAYDLEGGMKAWSEHLEPVKIADLNEGGSLYQFVRLGKGCLSYMVVSDKKAAVIDANRMTDIYERFAEEKGVSIEHTMDTHLHADHISGGHQLAKSTGGTYHLPDKDAVEVTFDYASLEEGTDITVGNTTIQVQPIYSPGHTIGSTSLIIDNKYLLTGDILFVKSIGRPDLAGKAEDWVGDLRETLYSRYRELSDDLNVLPAHYSFVEELGNDGSVKARLGDLYQRNSGLQVEDGQEFRKMVTENLPPQPNEHDNIRQTNMGKMNPKAEKQREMEIGPNRCAVHG; encoded by the coding sequence ATGACAAAGAGTATTACAACTGATGAACTTGCAAAACGGGTTGTCAACCGTGAGGAGACTCTCATTCTGGATGTTCGGAATACGGATGAGTTTGATGATTGGAAGATAGAAGGAGACAGCGTTGAAATAATCAATGAACCTTATTTCAACCTGCTGGATGGTGTTGATGCTATAGCGGATAAAGTTAACAAAAATCAGGAAGTAATTGTTGTATGTGCCAAGGGAGGCTCATCAAAAATGGTGAGAGACCTTTTGGAAGAAGAGGGTTTTACACAAGCTTATGACTTAGAGGGCGGCATGAAAGCCTGGAGTGAACATTTGGAGCCAGTCAAAATAGCAGACTTGAATGAAGGTGGAAGTCTTTATCAGTTTGTCCGCCTTGGGAAGGGCTGTTTGTCATATATGGTCGTTTCCGACAAAAAAGCAGCAGTCATTGATGCTAATCGTATGACAGATATTTATGAACGATTTGCTGAAGAAAAAGGTGTATCGATTGAGCACACAATGGATACGCATCTTCACGCCGACCATATTTCGGGTGGACACCAACTCGCCAAAAGTACTGGTGGCACGTATCATTTGCCGGATAAAGATGCTGTAGAAGTAACGTTTGATTATGCATCATTGGAAGAAGGAACTGATATTACTGTCGGCAACACAACCATTCAGGTGCAGCCAATCTATTCACCGGGACACACAATTGGAAGCACATCGTTGATTATTGATAACAAATACTTGCTGACCGGCGATATTTTATTTGTGAAATCGATTGGCCGCCCTGATTTGGCCGGTAAGGCTGAAGATTGGGTCGGAGATTTACGGGAAACACTGTATAGTCGTTATAGAGAACTGTCTGACGATCTGAATGTATTGCCTGCCCACTATTCTTTTGTGGAGGAGCTTGGAAATGATGGGAGCGTCAAGGCACGGCTTGGTGACCTGTATCAGCGTAATTCAGGCCTGCAGGTGGAAGATGGACAGGAGTTCCGGAAAATGGTAACGGAGAATCTGCCGCCGCAGCCAAACGAACACGACAATATTCGTCAGACCAATATGGGTAAAATGAACCCGAAAGCTGAAAAACAACGGGAAATGGAGATTGGTCCCAATCGTTGTGCAGTACACGGCTGA
- a CDS encoding DsrE/DsrF/DrsH-like family protein encodes MEKNNTRVAIIAANGGMFDAYKVFNIATAAAASDKEVGIFFTFEGLNLIHKEGHKNLPLPEGKEHFQEGFEKANVPSISELLEMVQEMGVKMIGCQMTMDVMNLEKDDFVEGIEVGGAASFIEFAKDADISLTF; translated from the coding sequence ATGGAAAAGAATAACACACGCGTAGCAATTATAGCAGCAAATGGGGGTATGTTCGATGCTTATAAAGTATTCAACATCGCAACTGCAGCTGCAGCATCTGACAAAGAGGTAGGGATATTTTTCACATTTGAAGGGTTAAACCTGATTCATAAAGAAGGCCATAAAAATCTGCCGCTGCCGGAAGGAAAAGAACATTTTCAGGAAGGCTTTGAAAAAGCGAATGTTCCTTCAATCAGTGAACTATTGGAAATGGTACAGGAAATGGGCGTGAAAATGATTGGCTGTCAAATGACGATGGATGTTATGAATTTGGAAAAGGACGATTTTGTCGAAGGCATTGAGGTGGGTGGTGCAGCATCTTTCATTGAATTTGCCAAAGATGCCGATATCTCACTGACATTTTAA
- a CDS encoding sulfurtransferase TusA family protein, whose translation MGITANETLDAKGLACPMPVVKTKKAISDLAPGQVMEIQATDKGSTADIKAWAEGTGHQYLGTIEDNEVLKHYLRKASDDEVKNETNYGDVIDLEKFRDKVDRWEDMLIIDVREQAEYAFSHIPGALNIPLGNLIDRMGEIKLDKEINVICRTGSRSNLAAQKLSENGFRNVKNVVPGMAEWDGPTEQSTESFKEE comes from the coding sequence ATGGGTATTACAGCAAATGAAACATTGGATGCAAAAGGTCTTGCTTGTCCAATGCCGGTTGTCAAAACTAAAAAGGCTATTTCTGATTTGGCCCCAGGACAGGTAATGGAAATACAGGCAACGGATAAAGGCTCCACTGCTGATATTAAGGCCTGGGCTGAAGGTACGGGGCATCAATATCTTGGCACGATTGAAGATAATGAAGTGCTGAAGCATTATTTGCGTAAAGCAAGTGATGACGAAGTGAAAAATGAAACGAACTATGGTGATGTGATTGATTTGGAGAAATTCCGCGATAAGGTTGATAGGTGGGAAGATATGCTGATTATTGATGTCCGTGAGCAGGCCGAATATGCATTTAGCCATATTCCGGGAGCACTTAATATTCCGCTTGGGAATTTGATCGATCGTATGGGTGAAATCAAGCTTGACAAAGAAATCAATGTTATTTGCCGAACCGGGAGCCGCAGCAATCTTGCTGCTCAAAAATTATCGGAAAATGGATTTAGAAATGTAAAAAATGTAGTGCCGGGCATGGCCGAATGGGATGGCCCGACAGAACAATCTACGGAATCATTTAAGGAGGAATAA
- a CDS encoding rhodanese-like domain-containing protein, which translates to MKEIKSNELAEIINDKTVHVIDVREDDEVAQGKISGAKHIPLGEVPNRLDELDKNKHYYLICRSGGRSGNACQYLEINGFDVTNVDGGMLAWTDEVEK; encoded by the coding sequence ATGAAAGAAATTAAGTCGAATGAACTCGCAGAAATCATAAATGATAAGACGGTTCATGTTATTGATGTTCGCGAGGATGATGAGGTGGCACAAGGGAAAATCTCCGGTGCGAAACACATTCCATTGGGAGAGGTACCAAACCGTCTCGATGAACTGGACAAAAATAAACACTATTATTTGATTTGCCGTTCGGGAGGCAGGAGTGGCAATGCTTGTCAGTATCTAGAGATTAACGGGTTTGATGTCACGAATGTTGACGGCGGTATGCTCGCATGGACGGATGAAGTTGAAAAATAA
- a CDS encoding peroxiredoxin family protein: MKKVILTLVVVGMFSWAVYDFSSSTNKSAVDENTTSGGVEITSPSPAGEDGQVKETDEVGISVGQIAPDFKLKTIEGKTMRLSDFRGECVIVNFWATWCPPCRAEIPDFQKLYDNKDVEILAVNLTNTENSKSDVREFVKEYDMTFPVLMDVESNVAETYQVRAYPTSYMIDSSGHIQYVALGAMNYDLMIQELAKME; this comes from the coding sequence ATGAAAAAAGTAATTCTTACCCTTGTTGTAGTAGGAATGTTTAGTTGGGCTGTTTATGATTTCTCATCCTCAACTAATAAATCAGCTGTTGATGAAAATACTACTTCAGGCGGGGTCGAAATCACTTCACCATCGCCAGCCGGGGAAGATGGACAGGTCAAGGAGACTGATGAAGTAGGAATTTCAGTTGGGCAAATCGCTCCAGATTTTAAATTAAAAACAATTGAAGGGAAAACGATGCGCTTATCTGACTTTCGGGGTGAATGTGTCATCGTCAATTTTTGGGCTACATGGTGCCCGCCTTGCAGAGCGGAGATCCCTGATTTTCAAAAGTTATATGATAATAAAGATGTGGAAATATTAGCGGTGAACTTGACAAATACAGAAAACAGCAAATCGGATGTCAGGGAATTTGTAAAAGAGTATGACATGACATTCCCGGTCCTGATGGATGTAGAATCCAATGTTGCTGAAACGTACCAGGTAAGGGCATACCCGACCTCCTATATGATTGATTCCAGTGGCCATATACAATATGTTGCATTGGGTGCAATGAATTACGACCTTATGATTCAGGAATTGGCAAAGATGGAATAG